The following proteins are encoded in a genomic region of Elusimicrobiota bacterium:
- a CDS encoding D-sedoheptulose 7-phosphate isomerase has product MSEFKKTIESQLKDSAKVLTATSKLSPIINAAAEDLLRAYRNGGKLLSFGNGGSSCDAINFADELTGRYRRNRPGLPAVALSANTSDLTSIANDFGFEYVFERPLRALGRPGDVAVAISTSGNSKNVLKAAAAARELGMTVIGLTGRSGGKLKDLCDHCVRVPSDSTARIQEAHITVIQIWCGILEDELFPNAPLAHG; this is encoded by the coding sequence ATGTCTGAGTTCAAGAAGACCATCGAGTCTCAGCTCAAGGACTCCGCCAAGGTCCTGACAGCGACGAGCAAGCTTTCACCCATCATCAATGCAGCCGCCGAAGATCTTCTCCGCGCCTACCGGAACGGCGGCAAGCTGCTCTCCTTCGGCAACGGCGGCTCCTCGTGCGACGCCATCAATTTCGCCGACGAGCTCACCGGGCGCTACCGGCGCAACCGCCCGGGCCTGCCCGCGGTCGCCCTCTCGGCCAACACGAGCGACCTGACCTCGATCGCCAACGACTTCGGCTTCGAATACGTCTTCGAGCGGCCTCTGCGCGCGCTCGGCCGCCCCGGAGACGTCGCCGTCGCGATCTCGACGTCGGGCAACTCCAAGAACGTGCTGAAGGCCGCCGCCGCCGCGCGCGAGCTCGGAATGACGGTCATCGGCCTCACCGGCCGCTCCGGCGGCAAGCTCAAGGACCTGTGCGACCACTGCGTGCGCGTGCCGTCCGACTCGACGGCTCGCATCCAGGAGGCGCACATCACGGTCATCCAGATCTGGTGCGGGATCCTCGAGGACGAGCTGTTCCCGAACGCTCCCCTCGCCCACGGCTGA
- a CDS encoding adenylyltransferase/cytidyltransferase family protein produces the protein MASSSKIIPLKKLATLRELWRWEGRAVVFTNGVFDILHAGHVKVLEKAKAQGDLLVVGVNSDSSVRRLEKAPGRPFNKWRDRAEVIAALGCVDAVVKFDEPTPEKLMARLKPDVQVKGGDYKPSDLPEARHAGKVVIVALKRGYSTTGLIKRLQGRR, from the coding sequence ATGGCCTCCTCCTCGAAGATCATCCCGCTCAAGAAGCTCGCGACCTTGCGCGAGCTTTGGCGCTGGGAAGGCCGCGCCGTCGTCTTCACCAACGGGGTCTTCGACATCCTGCACGCCGGCCACGTGAAGGTCCTCGAGAAGGCGAAGGCGCAGGGCGACCTGCTCGTCGTCGGCGTCAACTCCGACTCCTCCGTACGGCGGCTGGAAAAAGCCCCGGGGCGTCCCTTCAATAAATGGCGCGACCGCGCCGAGGTCATCGCCGCCCTCGGCTGCGTCGACGCCGTCGTCAAGTTCGACGAGCCGACCCCCGAGAAGCTCATGGCCCGCCTCAAGCCCGACGTCCAGGTGAAGGGCGGCGACTACAAGCCCTCCGACCTGCCCGAGGCCAGACACGCCGGCAAGGTCGTGATCGTGGCCCTGAAGAGGGGCTACTCGACCACGGGCCTCATCAAGCGGCTTCAAGGCAGGCGCTAG
- the tadA gene encoding Flp pilus assembly complex ATPase component TadA: MPSARPVRAEFLLAELDSMIAEDAPPVIEGAATRLPKVLVVDDNKDYRGVVCRLLEKNGHEVIEALDGAEGLRLALAEQPDLVVLDFDLPLLNGYELLLQLRGDFDLRKVPVVMLAGKGRRGLMKELPLYVSAFLEKPVSSHRLLEAVQGLLGRSPAGEAGRHEIVLGPRPGAAVRPAGDAQEEPEAAGGVLVEDANADDADPESSPEIQAQDSSLIDHVNRLLLRAVDLGASDIHIEPQENEIAVRVRLNGSLNPLCSFPSSLGARLTARIKIISNLVITERRRPQDGQFRMTAQGRKIEFRVSILPSMHGEKIVMRVLGTGQKTALSEIGFNPRDLECVEKAVQSQNGLILVTGPTGSGKTTTLYSMIAMLNKPDVNIMTAEDPVEYLVPGITQVHVKPAIGLTFEAVLRSLLRQDPDIMLIGEIRDLETAEIAVKASITGHLVLSTLHTNSAPSAIMRLTQMGIKPYLAAASLRMVIALRLLKLLCPRCKLQVPLSDAEKRILAEAELASMTEIYRGVGCADCGQTGYAGRRPIFEVMPIGTSAMRHLILSSNDGEAMAELAAQEGMSSLRRSALKMAASGETSLSEALKIVLSE, from the coding sequence ATGCCCAGCGCCCGCCCGGTCCGCGCGGAATTCCTGCTCGCGGAGCTCGACTCCATGATCGCCGAGGACGCTCCGCCCGTCATCGAGGGCGCCGCGACGAGACTCCCGAAGGTGCTGGTGGTCGACGACAACAAGGATTACCGGGGCGTCGTGTGCCGTCTGCTCGAGAAGAACGGCCACGAGGTCATCGAAGCCCTCGACGGCGCCGAGGGCCTGCGGCTGGCGCTCGCGGAGCAGCCCGACCTCGTGGTGCTCGACTTCGACCTGCCCTTGTTGAACGGCTACGAGCTCCTTCTGCAGCTGCGCGGCGATTTCGATCTGAGGAAGGTGCCGGTCGTCATGCTCGCTGGAAAGGGCAGACGGGGCCTCATGAAGGAGCTTCCGCTGTACGTCTCCGCCTTCCTGGAGAAGCCGGTGTCCAGCCATCGCCTGCTCGAGGCCGTCCAGGGATTGCTGGGCCGCTCCCCCGCCGGGGAGGCCGGCCGGCACGAGATCGTCCTGGGCCCGAGACCGGGGGCCGCGGTCCGTCCGGCCGGGGATGCCCAGGAAGAGCCGGAGGCGGCGGGAGGCGTCCTCGTCGAGGATGCGAATGCGGACGACGCGGATCCTGAGTCCAGCCCGGAGATCCAGGCCCAGGACTCGTCGTTGATCGATCACGTGAACCGGCTCCTGCTGCGGGCCGTCGATCTCGGCGCCAGCGACATCCACATCGAGCCGCAGGAGAACGAGATCGCCGTGCGCGTGCGCCTCAACGGCTCGCTCAACCCCCTCTGCTCTTTTCCCTCTTCGCTCGGCGCGCGGCTGACCGCGCGCATCAAGATCATCTCGAATCTGGTCATCACGGAGCGGCGCCGGCCGCAGGACGGCCAGTTCCGGATGACGGCGCAGGGACGGAAGATCGAGTTCCGGGTCAGCATCCTGCCCAGCATGCACGGCGAGAAGATCGTGATGCGCGTCCTGGGCACCGGCCAGAAGACCGCCCTGTCGGAGATCGGCTTCAATCCACGGGACTTGGAGTGCGTCGAGAAGGCCGTCCAGTCCCAGAACGGCCTGATCCTGGTCACCGGACCGACGGGCAGCGGTAAGACGACCACGCTCTACTCCATGATCGCCATGCTGAACAAGCCGGACGTCAACATCATGACCGCCGAGGACCCGGTCGAGTATCTGGTTCCGGGGATCACCCAGGTCCACGTCAAGCCGGCGATCGGGCTGACCTTCGAGGCGGTGCTGCGCTCCCTCCTCCGCCAGGATCCCGACATCATGCTCATCGGGGAGATCCGGGACCTGGAGACCGCGGAGATCGCCGTGAAGGCCTCGATCACGGGGCACCTCGTCCTCTCCACCCTGCACACCAACAGCGCCCCCTCGGCCATCATGCGCCTGACGCAGATGGGGATCAAGCCGTATCTGGCGGCGGCGAGCCTCCGGATGGTGATCGCCCTTCGGCTGCTCAAGCTGCTGTGCCCGAGATGCAAGCTCCAGGTGCCTCTCTCCGACGCGGAGAAACGGATCCTCGCCGAGGCGGAGCTCGCGTCCATGACGGAGATCTACCGCGGCGTCGGCTGCGCCGACTGCGGGCAGACCGGCTACGCGGGACGCCGGCCCATCTTCGAGGTCATGCCCATCGGCACCTCCGCCATGCGCCACCTGATCCTGTCGTCGAACGACGGCGAGGCGATGGCCGAGCTCGCCGCGCAGGAAGGGATGTCGAGCCTGCGCCGATCCGCGCTGAAGATGGCCGCCTCCGGGGAGACCTCCCTGAGCGAAGCCCTCAAGATCGTCCTATCGGAATGA
- a CDS encoding tetratricopeptide repeat protein translates to MPTVLPPRAAPGAPPLRLDESLRHAGRLMRRFDVEGYAGAAARYRVILKAEPRSAPALAGLSETYAYWGFRREAAGLECRSYYDLARASAASALRYGPERADGHRAMSLAIGRGAEPDRERAKREAFLAVAIDPKDGEAWHQAWRAAGYDLADDSLRRAMELGRSFALENDLGTALCGAGRLDEAVARFMAALRLNPRNPLAYYNLAMTLDLKGMRRTAAEVVRKARGLHPDDALLQRGWDILGGGASACLEAA, encoded by the coding sequence ATGCCGACCGTCCTCCCGCCGAGAGCGGCCCCGGGCGCCCCGCCGCTCCGCCTCGACGAATCTCTCCGCCATGCCGGCCGGCTCATGCGGCGTTTCGACGTCGAAGGCTACGCGGGCGCCGCCGCGCGCTACCGGGTCATCCTGAAGGCCGAGCCGCGCTCGGCCCCCGCTCTCGCCGGTCTGTCGGAGACCTACGCCTATTGGGGCTTCCGCCGCGAGGCCGCCGGGCTGGAATGCCGGAGCTATTACGATCTGGCCCGCGCGTCCGCGGCCTCGGCGCTGCGCTACGGGCCGGAGCGCGCCGACGGACATCGCGCGATGTCGCTCGCGATCGGGCGCGGCGCCGAGCCCGACCGCGAACGGGCGAAGCGGGAGGCGTTCCTCGCCGTCGCCATCGATCCGAAGGACGGCGAGGCGTGGCATCAGGCCTGGCGCGCCGCCGGCTACGACTTGGCCGACGACTCGCTGCGGCGGGCCATGGAGCTCGGACGCTCCTTCGCGCTCGAGAACGACCTCGGTACCGCGCTGTGCGGGGCGGGACGCCTGGACGAGGCCGTCGCCCGCTTCATGGCCGCGCTGCGCCTCAATCCGCGCAACCCGCTCGCGTACTACAACCTGGCCATGACCCTGGACCTCAAAGGCATGCGGCGGACCGCCGCCGAGGTCGTTCGCAAGGCGCGCGGGCTGCATCCGGACGACGCCCTGCTCCAGCGCGGCTGGGATATTCTCGGAGGGGGAGCTAGCGCCTGCCTTGAAGCCGCTTGA
- a CDS encoding acetyl-CoA carboxylase biotin carboxylase subunit, with protein MFKKILIANRSEIAVRVIRAARELGVKTVAVYSEADRESRHIAMADEAVCIGPGPSKLSYLDQEAVLSAAKNTGADAIHPGYGFLSENADFSELCAKRGITFIGPPPSASRKLGFKSAGKAVAALANVPVVPGTEGDITTDVSKEVEAIGYPVLIKASAGGGGKGMRIVRSAAELKPQLEAAATEAKAAFGDGSVFIEKLLERPRHVEIQIIADNHGNVVAFPERDCTVQRRHQKLVEESPSPALTPAVRKDMQAAAIRLAKAAGYQNVGTVEFLFQDGKFYFIEVNARLQVEHPVTEAVAGVDLMELMIRVAAGEKLPFGQERASEIRCHAIEHRINAEDPDNNFMPCPGKIESIEFPGGAGVRVDTYVYAGYTIPSYYDSMIAKLIISAGDRPAALRRSLRALGELKITGVKTTAGMHAKVVAHPVFMSGDFDTHFIDKTGLLDTKEPAHV; from the coding sequence ATGTTCAAGAAGATCCTGATCGCCAACCGCTCCGAGATCGCCGTGCGCGTGATCCGCGCCGCGCGAGAGCTCGGGGTCAAGACCGTCGCCGTCTATTCCGAGGCCGACCGCGAGTCGCGCCACATCGCGATGGCCGACGAGGCCGTCTGCATCGGGCCCGGCCCCTCGAAGCTCTCCTACCTCGACCAGGAGGCCGTGCTGTCGGCGGCCAAGAACACCGGCGCCGACGCCATTCATCCGGGGTACGGATTCCTTTCTGAAAACGCCGACTTCTCCGAGCTGTGCGCCAAGCGCGGCATCACCTTCATCGGTCCGCCGCCCTCCGCGAGCCGCAAGCTCGGCTTCAAGAGCGCGGGCAAGGCCGTCGCGGCCCTGGCCAACGTCCCGGTCGTGCCCGGCACCGAGGGCGACATCACCACCGACGTCTCCAAGGAAGTAGAGGCGATCGGCTACCCCGTCCTCATCAAGGCGTCCGCCGGCGGCGGCGGCAAGGGGATGCGCATCGTCCGCTCCGCCGCCGAGCTCAAGCCCCAGCTCGAGGCGGCCGCGACCGAGGCCAAGGCGGCCTTCGGCGACGGCTCGGTGTTCATCGAGAAGCTGCTGGAGCGCCCTCGACACGTCGAGATACAGATCATCGCGGACAACCACGGCAACGTGGTGGCCTTCCCCGAGCGCGACTGCACCGTCCAGCGCCGCCACCAGAAGCTCGTCGAGGAATCCCCCTCCCCCGCGCTGACGCCGGCCGTCCGCAAGGACATGCAGGCGGCGGCCATCCGCCTCGCCAAGGCCGCGGGCTACCAGAACGTCGGCACCGTCGAGTTCCTCTTCCAGGACGGCAAGTTCTACTTCATCGAGGTCAACGCGCGCCTGCAGGTCGAGCACCCGGTGACCGAGGCCGTCGCGGGCGTCGACCTGATGGAGCTGATGATCCGCGTCGCCGCCGGCGAGAAGCTCCCCTTCGGCCAGGAGCGCGCCAGCGAGATCCGCTGCCACGCCATCGAGCACCGCATCAACGCCGAGGATCCCGACAACAACTTCATGCCCTGCCCGGGGAAGATCGAGAGCATCGAATTTCCAGGCGGCGCCGGGGTACGGGTCGACACTTACGTCTACGCCGGCTACACGATCCCGAGCTACTACGACAGCATGATCGCCAAACTCATCATCTCGGCGGGCGACCGGCCCGCCGCGCTGAGGCGCTCCCTGCGGGCGCTCGGCGAGCTCAAGATCACCGGCGTCAAGACGACCGCCGGCATGCACGCGAAGGTCGTCGCCCATCCCGTGTTCATGAGCGGCGACTTCGACACGCACTTCATCGACAAGACCGGCCTGCTCGACACAAAGGAGCCCGCCCATGTCTGA
- a CDS encoding cytidine deaminase encodes MAKNPKRSVERLIETAVQAQKRAYCPYSRYPVGAAVMTAGGRVFPGCNVENASYGLAMCAERAAIYHAVASGFDSIVAVAVVGAAAKPCGACRQVMHEFSDKDTAIHLVDLNPTTGRRKIVKTTVYKLLPLAFDPLASGLLPKNPRNLLRRKTAKTKKRK; translated from the coding sequence ATGGCGAAGAACCCGAAGCGCTCCGTCGAACGCCTCATCGAGACGGCCGTGCAGGCGCAGAAGCGCGCCTACTGCCCCTACTCGCGCTATCCCGTCGGCGCCGCCGTCATGACCGCCGGCGGCCGGGTGTTCCCCGGCTGCAACGTCGAGAACGCGAGCTACGGCCTGGCCATGTGCGCCGAGCGCGCCGCGATCTACCACGCGGTGGCGAGTGGCTTCGACTCCATCGTCGCCGTGGCCGTCGTCGGCGCCGCCGCCAAGCCCTGCGGCGCCTGCCGCCAGGTCATGCACGAGTTCAGCGACAAGGACACCGCGATCCACCTCGTCGACCTGAACCCCACCACCGGCCGCCGCAAGATCGTCAAGACGACCGTCTACAAGCTGCTGCCGCTCGCCTTCGACCCGCTCGCCTCGGGGCTGCTGCCCAAGAATCCGCGCAACCTGCTGCGGCGCAAGACGGCGAAGACCAAGAAAAGGAAATAA
- a CDS encoding tetratricopeptide repeat protein, with protein MNSIPLLALALLLSAPARAYDTIRFLEPIKGDEMAKPVAAAASADRLYVVDEKKNSLFLYDLAGKLIKTVGRSGSQQGAFSGPRGVAVGPKGSVYVADTGNSRVEIFDRDGNFVYAFGEKGSEPGKLKNPESVAVGADGRIYVSDTGNNRVQVFTEEGILLFLFGRYGKEPGLLNNPTRIAVDPSDNVFVLDRNNERVQKFDSSAKFVKEYALLGNDFTADQYGFLYVVDGKNGKVIEQSGEGFIMGKFGSLGSGVGQMRKAEGIAITPDGILIVLDTGNNRIHRVELTNKLKVKPLPVNLQTKMSVSGPSRTWPYSASILAPYGDDLYAWLPKEMQFVLIDEKGKEKQRFGVSKGKGGEVTRGVGGMAAVKSAKVEGLYVTDNPNHRLQQFALDGKWKSNVGEAQGFFDSKRREGRMKNPNGVAINGEGVVYVADTGNQRIDAFSPEGVFLFGFGPKVGSYMLLEPVAVAWDKAGFIYFVDKGLKRVFKCEPSGAYINSWGEDGDGPGEFKSPVSIAFDGQNYLYTLDSALRRVSVHTKDGKWLADFFAGGKQERELLEPIAVSVQGDKLVIADKGKSRLVSYDLHPMLTAPAALSTSTRDGIVSISWEPVADPWTGGYVVTRSTGAFGPWARAGETKAEKFEDSEVTPYEKYWYRVATKSKTSDVGPAGRPVEVFVAGSFNRSPVEISTITLGDIFAANYKWYLRNPMGSAVLTNNVNVAFQNVKLTFKLKDYMDFGFDTEIKKLEPKQTVEIPLIATLNNKVLDVSEDTPIQAEFTMTYFESGKQQTVSITKPLRLYSRNAITWQDPQRIANFVTRKDPPVRDFVRGVSTLEFKNRKAAALNEPVVKAMRLWNALSEFGIKFVANAANPFETAHDDPNFPVDYTQFPRETLRSKAGQCSDLTSLYGAMLEDSEVRVAVLDYPGHMTMMFDAEAEDAAEAGMPADLLVEHEGTMWVPVEVTYIGKPFIDAVSKAAYAYKTEAEKGRVKVYSLHAAWGTYEPVTMPPTDFSPKFPESSGLERRYDDQVNVLAKDRYAFLKKLYEEDIRRNGKDVDAQLQLGIIEYQFGNREAALTEFNKVLALDPANAAALNNLGSVAFLEGDNVEAERRFTQAADAEPNDPTIWLNLVKTSLRLNKADKAKAMGEKAVALAPAYKPAVDSLIKGS; from the coding sequence ATGAACAGCATCCCGCTTCTCGCTCTCGCGCTGCTGCTGTCCGCCCCCGCGCGCGCCTACGACACGATCCGCTTCCTCGAGCCCATCAAGGGCGACGAGATGGCCAAGCCCGTCGCGGCGGCGGCCTCGGCCGACCGCCTCTACGTCGTCGACGAGAAGAAGAACTCCCTTTTCCTCTACGACCTGGCGGGCAAGCTGATCAAGACCGTCGGCCGCTCCGGCAGCCAGCAGGGCGCCTTCAGCGGGCCGCGCGGCGTCGCGGTCGGGCCGAAGGGCAGCGTCTACGTCGCCGACACCGGCAACAGCCGCGTCGAGATATTCGACCGGGACGGCAACTTCGTCTACGCGTTCGGGGAGAAAGGGTCCGAGCCGGGCAAGCTCAAGAACCCGGAGTCCGTGGCCGTCGGCGCCGACGGGCGCATCTACGTCTCCGACACGGGCAACAACCGCGTGCAGGTCTTCACCGAGGAGGGCATCCTGCTTTTCCTTTTTGGGCGCTATGGGAAGGAGCCGGGTCTGCTCAACAACCCGACGCGCATCGCGGTGGACCCCTCCGACAATGTCTTCGTCCTCGACCGCAACAACGAGCGCGTGCAGAAGTTCGACTCCTCCGCGAAGTTCGTCAAGGAGTACGCGCTCCTCGGCAACGACTTCACGGCGGACCAGTACGGCTTCCTGTACGTCGTCGACGGCAAGAACGGCAAGGTCATCGAGCAGTCCGGCGAGGGCTTCATCATGGGCAAGTTCGGCTCCCTCGGCTCCGGCGTCGGCCAGATGCGCAAGGCCGAGGGCATCGCGATCACGCCCGACGGGATCCTGATCGTGCTCGACACCGGCAACAACCGCATCCACCGCGTGGAGCTGACCAACAAGCTGAAGGTCAAGCCGCTGCCGGTCAATCTGCAGACCAAGATGTCGGTGTCCGGACCTTCCCGGACCTGGCCCTACTCGGCCTCGATCCTCGCGCCGTACGGCGACGACCTGTACGCCTGGCTGCCGAAGGAGATGCAGTTCGTCCTCATCGACGAGAAGGGCAAGGAGAAGCAGCGCTTCGGCGTCTCGAAGGGCAAGGGCGGCGAGGTCACCCGCGGCGTCGGCGGCATGGCCGCCGTGAAGTCGGCGAAGGTCGAGGGCCTCTACGTCACGGACAACCCCAACCACCGCCTCCAGCAGTTCGCTCTCGACGGGAAATGGAAGTCCAACGTCGGCGAGGCCCAGGGCTTCTTCGACAGCAAGCGCCGCGAGGGCCGCATGAAGAACCCCAACGGCGTGGCGATCAACGGCGAGGGCGTCGTGTACGTGGCCGACACCGGCAACCAGCGCATCGACGCCTTCAGCCCCGAGGGCGTCTTCCTGTTCGGCTTCGGACCGAAGGTCGGATCCTACATGCTGCTCGAGCCGGTCGCGGTCGCCTGGGACAAGGCCGGCTTCATCTACTTCGTGGACAAGGGCCTCAAGCGCGTCTTCAAGTGCGAGCCGTCCGGCGCCTACATCAACTCCTGGGGCGAGGACGGCGACGGGCCCGGCGAGTTCAAGTCGCCCGTCTCGATCGCCTTCGACGGCCAGAACTACCTCTACACTCTCGACTCGGCGCTGCGCCGCGTCAGCGTCCACACCAAGGACGGCAAGTGGCTCGCCGACTTCTTCGCGGGCGGCAAGCAGGAGCGCGAGCTGCTCGAGCCGATCGCCGTCTCCGTCCAGGGCGACAAGCTCGTCATCGCCGACAAGGGCAAGAGCCGCCTCGTCAGCTACGACCTGCACCCGATGCTCACCGCGCCCGCGGCGCTCTCCACGTCGACCAGGGACGGAATCGTCTCGATCTCCTGGGAGCCCGTCGCCGACCCGTGGACGGGCGGCTACGTCGTCACGCGTTCGACCGGGGCGTTCGGCCCGTGGGCGCGGGCGGGGGAGACCAAGGCCGAGAAATTCGAGGACTCGGAGGTCACCCCGTACGAGAAGTACTGGTACCGCGTCGCGACCAAGTCCAAGACCTCGGACGTGGGCCCGGCCGGCCGTCCCGTCGAGGTGTTCGTCGCGGGTTCCTTCAACCGGTCGCCCGTCGAGATCTCGACGATCACCCTCGGCGACATCTTCGCGGCGAACTACAAGTGGTACCTGCGCAACCCGATGGGCTCGGCCGTGCTCACGAACAACGTGAACGTGGCCTTCCAGAACGTCAAGCTGACCTTCAAGCTCAAGGACTACATGGACTTCGGCTTCGACACCGAGATCAAGAAGCTCGAGCCGAAGCAGACCGTCGAGATTCCCCTGATCGCGACGCTCAACAACAAGGTGCTCGACGTCAGCGAGGACACGCCGATCCAGGCGGAGTTCACGATGACGTACTTCGAGAGCGGCAAGCAGCAGACGGTGTCGATCACGAAGCCCCTGCGCCTGTACTCGCGCAACGCGATCACCTGGCAGGACCCGCAGCGCATCGCGAACTTCGTGACGCGCAAGGACCCGCCGGTGCGCGACTTCGTGCGCGGCGTCTCCACCCTCGAGTTCAAGAACCGCAAGGCGGCCGCGCTCAACGAGCCCGTCGTCAAGGCGATGCGCCTGTGGAACGCCCTGTCGGAGTTCGGGATCAAGTTCGTCGCGAACGCGGCGAACCCGTTCGAGACCGCCCACGACGACCCGAACTTCCCGGTGGACTACACGCAGTTCCCGCGCGAGACCCTGCGCAGCAAGGCCGGGCAGTGCTCCGACCTGACGTCCCTGTACGGGGCCATGCTCGAGGACAGCGAGGTCCGCGTGGCCGTCCTCGACTACCCCGGCCACATGACGATGATGTTCGACGCCGAGGCCGAGGACGCCGCGGAGGCGGGCATGCCCGCCGACCTGCTCGTCGAGCACGAGGGCACGATGTGGGTCCCGGTCGAGGTCACCTATATCGGCAAGCCGTTCATCGACGCGGTCTCCAAGGCCGCGTACGCGTACAAGACCGAGGCGGAGAAGGGCCGGGTGAAGGTCTACTCCCTGCACGCGGCCTGGGGCACGTACGAGCCGGTGACGATGCCGCCGACCGACTTCTCCCCGAAGTTCCCGGAGTCCTCCGGGCTCGAGCGCCGCTACGACGACCAGGTCAACGTTCTCGCCAAGGACCGCTACGCGTTCCTCAAGAAGCTGTACGAGGAGGACATCCGCCGCAACGGCAAGGACGTCGACGCCCAGCTCCAGCTCGGGATCATCGAGTACCAGTTCGGCAACCGCGAGGCGGCGCTGACGGAGTTCAACAAGGTGCTCGCGCTCGATCCGGCGAACGCGGCGGCGCTCAACAACCTCGGCAGCGTGGCCTTCCTCGAGGGCGACAACGTCGAGGCGGAGCGGCGCTTCACGCAGGCGGCGGACGCCGAGCCGAACGATCCGACGATCTGGCTCAACCTCGTCAAGACCTCGCTGCGCCTGAACAAGGCGGACAAGGCGAAGGCGATGGGCGAGAAGGCCGTGGCTCTCGCCCCGGCCTACAAGCCGGCCGTGGACAGTCTCATCAAGGGAAGCTGA
- a CDS encoding zinc ribbon domain-containing protein, whose amino-acid sequence MPQAAILCAQCGAASAAPHSQCAKCGGKNVRVCGGCGLQNSLTKNYCDKCGNPISELGPAVAPPPPTAVPGAPKSDIPATVVKHIVPKDAPPKEAPKGPAKKEPPPAALPPAKTKAVEPGAPNAAPANAPLPVAGRKVADPFAANEVSNDPWAPVAPPQPEFIPGPPRWIGTLRRVVTTTFATFAVVAALVAVWYWTENNKPENASRRAAIQYLDVLKAKDYPAAYSMFSDSARKYCTLEEFIASRDTSTWTWSNLRIDHIEPGAVLYAYELEVAGAPPRTDRVLFFEENKRWVRPYSWVLMQKVEEAFEKNNADLSLVLAQAAATVNPRDPMARGYLCEAAYYRKAPADTERQCLTAIELSHVYPSNLSLKSLYHLHAILADTYKNALHKPDLALDQFAQMLAFPSISPADQCEILLARSEAYITLSRPGEALADANRAAQLCVRPQDLAYIEDIRRKLNAPSQ is encoded by the coding sequence ATGCCGCAAGCCGCGATCTTGTGCGCTCAGTGCGGGGCCGCCTCGGCGGCCCCGCACTCGCAGTGTGCCAAGTGCGGCGGCAAGAACGTGCGCGTCTGCGGAGGCTGCGGCCTCCAGAACTCGCTCACCAAGAACTACTGCGACAAGTGCGGCAACCCGATCTCGGAGCTCGGTCCGGCCGTGGCACCCCCGCCCCCGACGGCCGTTCCGGGCGCGCCGAAGAGCGACATCCCGGCGACGGTCGTCAAGCACATCGTCCCGAAGGACGCGCCCCCCAAGGAGGCCCCCAAGGGGCCCGCCAAGAAGGAGCCTCCGCCCGCGGCGCTCCCCCCCGCCAAGACGAAGGCGGTCGAGCCCGGCGCCCCGAACGCCGCCCCGGCGAACGCGCCGCTGCCCGTCGCCGGCCGCAAGGTCGCCGACCCCTTCGCCGCGAACGAGGTCTCCAACGATCCCTGGGCCCCCGTCGCCCCGCCGCAGCCGGAGTTCATCCCCGGCCCGCCGCGCTGGATCGGGACGCTGCGCCGCGTCGTCACCACGACCTTCGCCACCTTCGCCGTCGTCGCCGCGCTCGTCGCCGTCTGGTACTGGACCGAGAACAACAAGCCCGAGAACGCCTCGCGCCGGGCCGCCATCCAATACCTCGACGTCCTGAAGGCGAAGGACTACCCCGCGGCGTATTCCATGTTCTCGGACTCCGCCCGCAAATACTGCACGCTCGAGGAGTTCATCGCCTCCCGCGACACCTCGACCTGGACCTGGTCCAACCTGCGCATCGACCACATCGAGCCGGGCGCCGTGCTCTACGCCTACGAGCTCGAGGTCGCGGGCGCGCCCCCGCGCACCGACCGCGTCCTGTTCTTCGAGGAGAACAAGAGGTGGGTGCGCCCCTACAGCTGGGTGCTGATGCAGAAGGTCGAGGAGGCCTTCGAGAAGAACAACGCGGACCTGAGCCTCGTGCTCGCCCAGGCCGCGGCGACGGTCAATCCCCGCGACCCGATGGCCCGCGGCTACCTCTGCGAGGCCGCCTACTACCGCAAGGCGCCGGCGGACACCGAGCGTCAGTGCCTGACGGCCATCGAGCTCTCCCACGTGTATCCCTCGAACCTCTCGCTGAAGAGCCTCTACCACCTGCACGCGATCCTCGCCGACACCTACAAGAACGCGCTCCATAAGCCGGACCTCGCCCTCGACCAGTTCGCGCAGATGCTGGCGTTCCCCAGCATCTCGCCCGCCGACCAGTGCGAGATCCTGCTCGCGCGCTCCGAGGCATACATCACTCTCAGCCGGCCCGGCGAGGCCCTGGCCGACGCCAACCGCGCCGCCCAGCTCTGCGTGCGTCCCCAGGACCTCGCCTACATCGAGGACATCCGCCGCAAGCTCAACGCGCCCAGTCAATGA